TTTGAACGATTTCAACCCTACCAAAGAATGCCGCTGTATGTAAAGCAGTTGCTCCATCATTATTTTTGGTCGTTAAATTTGCCCCGGCATCGATAAGCTTTTGGGCGATTTCAATTTTCCCAAAGCTTGCTGCAGTAATCAAAGGAGTGGAACCGCTCATGGCATCTTTCTTATTAAGGTCGGTACCTGCTTGAATGTGTTGTTCAACGGCTTCGATATTGTTGGATAGTATAGCCGCCTGAAGGTCCATGGTAGGTTTAGGGACGCTTTTTTCATTGGTAACAGCTGTTGCCACTTTTTCCTTATTGGCCGATTCACCACATCCTGTTAAGAATACTAACAATAGAGCGGAAATACCTACTCTGTTTTTAAACGATTTGAAAGAACTTGTTTTCATGACTTTTTGTTTTAAGATTATTAATTGATTTATTTGATGATACAAAGGTCGTTGAGGCTGTGACGCAAGGTTTAATACCTATGCGGAGAACTATATCAAGTTTC
This window of the Maribacter cobaltidurans genome carries:
- a CDS encoding ankyrin repeat domain-containing protein; the encoded protein is MKTSSFKSFKNRVGISALLLVFLTGCGESANKEKVATAVTNEKSVPKPTMDLQAAILSNNIEAVEQHIQAGTDLNKKDAMSGSTPLITAASFGKIEIAQKLIDAGANLTTKNNDGATALHTAAFFGRVEIVQMLIDANVDKSVQNNFGATARESVMGPFEEMKPIYEMLKQQLEPLGMQIDLSEIEKTRPVIAMMLQ